In one window of Candidatus Binatia bacterium DNA:
- a CDS encoding SDR family oxidoreductase — translation MKLKDKVALVTGAGRGIGKAVALDYAREGAKLAICARTEPELAQSAKEIEAIGAECLAVTCDVSAEESVGKLIDAVEKRFGRIDVLINNAGVMTRPAPVTDLEVRKWDYTIAVNLRGPFLATRAVLPIMTRQKGGSIINVSSSIGRGAYANFAAYAASKWGLEGFTQTVAAEVRGRNIRVNSVEPGYVATKLTGYSGGSPESVTGVFVFLGSEESKNITGRMLSSSGWKSELKK, via the coding sequence ATGAAGCTCAAAGACAAAGTCGCGCTCGTCACCGGCGCCGGGCGGGGCATCGGCAAAGCGGTGGCGCTCGACTACGCGCGCGAGGGCGCGAAGCTCGCGATCTGCGCGCGGACGGAGCCGGAGCTCGCGCAGTCGGCGAAAGAAATCGAAGCCATTGGAGCCGAGTGCCTGGCGGTCACGTGCGACGTGTCCGCGGAGGAGTCCGTCGGCAAATTGATCGACGCGGTAGAAAAACGCTTCGGCCGGATCGACGTCCTGATCAACAACGCCGGCGTCATGACGCGGCCGGCGCCGGTCACGGACCTGGAAGTCAGAAAGTGGGATTACACGATCGCCGTCAATCTGCGCGGGCCGTTTCTCGCGACGCGGGCGGTTCTTCCGATCATGACGCGGCAAAAAGGCGGCTCGATCATCAACGTCTCGTCGTCGATCGGCCGCGGCGCCTATGCCAACTTTGCGGCGTACGCGGCGTCGAAGTGGGGGCTGGAAGGGTTTACGCAAACGGTCGCGGCGGAAGTGAGAGGCCGCAATATCCGGGTCAATTCGGTGGAGCCGGGATACGTCGCGACGAAGCTCACCGGCTACAGCGGCGGCAGCCCGGAGTCGGTCACCGGCGTCTTCGTCTTTCTCGGCAGCGAGGAATCGAAGAACATCACCGGAAGGATGCTCAGCTCCTCCGGCTGGAAATCGGAGTTGAAGAAATAG
- a CDS encoding TraB/GumN family protein has translation MTPNRLRRVVIGLAIFFAYTSAVHFPFQIHSHAAENRPLWKVRAKNNVVYLLGSIHYLKRQNYPLDRAMEAAFEDAKKVVFEIDLESAGAGEKEQLMVLKGVYADGTTLKDHVAPSTYALAEKQLKALGLDIQIFNQFEPWLTALTVLGLKLQAMGFDPGQGVDRYFFRKAKKERKETHGFETLEYQLGLFDGLPERVQEALLLQSLGEADLTEAAVDAVVKAWASGDLKTLDALLLQGMRDYPDLYRTLIVDRNRAWLPKIESYLSHNENYLVVVGAAHLAGKDGLIEMLKAKGYAVEQ, from the coding sequence GTGACGCCGAATAGACTCAGACGCGTTGTTATTGGCCTCGCCATCTTTTTTGCCTACACGAGCGCAGTTCATTTCCCTTTCCAGATTCATTCGCACGCGGCGGAAAATCGGCCGCTGTGGAAAGTCCGAGCGAAAAACAACGTCGTATATCTTTTGGGATCGATCCATTATTTGAAACGGCAGAACTATCCTCTCGACCGGGCGATGGAAGCAGCCTTCGAGGACGCTAAGAAAGTGGTTTTCGAAATCGACCTGGAGAGCGCGGGCGCCGGCGAGAAAGAGCAGCTCATGGTTTTGAAGGGCGTGTATGCGGATGGCACGACGCTCAAGGATCATGTAGCGCCGAGCACTTACGCGCTGGCCGAGAAGCAGTTGAAGGCGTTGGGCTTGGACATTCAAATCTTCAATCAGTTCGAGCCGTGGCTCACGGCGCTCACGGTACTGGGGTTGAAGCTCCAGGCCATGGGCTTCGATCCCGGCCAGGGCGTCGACCGATATTTTTTCCGCAAGGCGAAAAAAGAGCGGAAAGAGACCCATGGCTTCGAGACGCTCGAATATCAATTGGGCCTGTTCGACGGATTGCCGGAGCGCGTGCAGGAGGCTCTGTTGCTGCAAAGTCTCGGCGAGGCCGATCTGACCGAAGCGGCGGTGGACGCGGTCGTCAAGGCCTGGGCTTCCGGCGACTTGAAGACGCTGGACGCGCTTCTGTTGCAGGGCATGAGAGACTATCCGGATCTCTATCGGACTTTGATCGTAGACCGTAACCGAGCCTGGCTTCCCAAGATCGAGTCCTATCTGTCTCACAACGAGAACTACCTCGTGGTCGTCGGCGCCGCCCATCTGGCGGGAAAGGACGGCCTGATCGAGATGCTCAAAGCCAAGGGTTATGCGGTAGAGCAATGA
- a CDS encoding DUF983 domain-containing protein: MAKVSFSRKLRILRAGVSLKCPRCRGGGLFDGWFHMFTECSRCGLKFEREQGFFVGAIYVNYAVTVLIALPGFFLLDYYAEVSLRQQLILWGAFATVFPILFFRHSRSLWLSVAYLFDPDDETRLRLVPK; encoded by the coding sequence ATGGCGAAGGTAAGCTTTTCTCGCAAGCTTCGCATACTCCGCGCCGGCGTCTCGTTGAAGTGCCCGCGCTGCCGCGGCGGCGGACTGTTCGACGGATGGTTTCACATGTTTACGGAATGCTCCCGCTGCGGGCTTAAATTCGAGCGCGAGCAGGGATTTTTCGTGGGCGCGATATACGTCAACTACGCGGTCACGGTTTTGATCGCTCTTCCCGGTTTTTTTCTCCTGGACTACTACGCGGAGGTTTCTCTCCGGCAGCAGCTTATTCTATGGGGCGCGTTCGCAACGGTTTTCCCCATACTGTTTTTCCGGCACTCGAGAAGCCTGTGGCTCAGCGTGGCTTATCTGTTCGACCCCGACGACGAGACTCGGCTCCGGTTGGTGCCAAAGTAG